A part of Dasypus novemcinctus isolate mDasNov1 chromosome 5, mDasNov1.1.hap2, whole genome shotgun sequence genomic DNA contains:
- the SAMD9 gene encoding sterile alpha motif domain-containing protein 9 has product MAEQLNLSENTDDWTKEDVNRWLRSHKIDQKHREILTEQDVNGTILKLLTKRDLVDMGLTHGPAIQIVKLFKEFQKMPSGEPIEPSKSKKCGKNVPKKQTLMQGKSGETSKQTQKDEEKSDMATASTMSTVKNDSKSLKNTFMENEIDGTKESQSVVEPTCPSHPFDEFNDLYNYKLHFILQPETGPLNLIDPIHEFKAFTNTEKAKEEDIKMKFSNEVFRFASACMNSRTNGTIYFGVMDTPHGKIVGTKPNKAALISHFNLMIEQYFEEHQVQQAKKCIREPRFVVVLLPNSIPSDRFVIEVDVIPKHSVCENDYFQIKMQNCNNNTWGKSPKFSVFVRDGANSVDIMKNKAKFKAFKLDLKTMAESRREAEEKHRVKTNKKESEGPKLVKLLTGNKDSLDNSYYDWYILVTNKCNPNQIKHLDFLKEIKWFAVLEFDPESKSKGIVKAYIESRVANLHSPRLYEEGKTTSEKISNLNLYQQPSWIFCNGRVDLDSEKYEPLDPSSWQRERASEVRKLISFLTHEDIMQRGKFLVVFLLLSSVDDPRDPLIETFCAFYQDLKGMENILCICVHSQICQGWKDLLEARLTKQQDELTNQCISALSLEEINGTILKLKSVTQSLKRFLPSIGSSTVLLKKEEDTMTALEILCENECEGTLLEKDKNKFLEFKASKEEDFYRGGKVSWWNFYFSSENYSSPFVKRDKYERLEAMIQNWAESSKPTCAKIIHLYHHPGCGGTTLAMHILWELRKKFRCAVLKNNTMDFAEIGEQVTNLITYEATNHQEYLPVLLLVDDFEEQDNVYLLQASIQTAVAKKYIRYEKPLVIILNCMRSQNPEKSAKIPDSIALIQQLSLKEQRAFERKLKEIEEQHKNVKDFYSFMIMKTSFDEKYIENVVRNILKGQNIFTKEAKLFSFLALLNSYVPNTTISLSQCENFLGIANKRAFWGIEKLEERMGTYSTILIKTEVEECGKYSGVRIIHPLIAIRSLEELNISYHLKKSQIMLDMLTENLFYDTGIGKSKFFQDMQTLLLTRQRNEHEGETGNWFSPFIEALHKEEGGNAAVKDVLLEGIRRFDSNAFICQALARHFYIKERDFSNALIWAKQAKKIEPDNSYISDTLGQVYKSKIRWWVEDNGKNRNISVDDLTELLDLAVHASNAFKESQQQSENREYEVWERLCQKSKRRYDTYNIAGYQGEIEVGLYTIQILQLIPFFDNKNELSKRDMVNFLSGCRAIPGDPDDEFNLALKNFIPYLTNLQFSLKKSFDFFDDYFVLLKPRNNIKQNEEAKTRRKVAGYFKKYADIFGPLEESQNKNFRSKLTSPLQVERYRRSLEALKADKFSGLLEYLIKSPEDAITTMEDIVDKYSFLFEQCTFRIQLKEKQNFILANIILYCIKSTSKLLKPIKKLKDQLREVLQQIGLTYRFSEPYFLASLLFWPENQQLDQDSKQMEKYAQSLENSFRGQYKHMYRTKQPIAYFFLGKGNNMNRLVHKGKIDQCFQKTPDINSLWQSGDVWKERKVQELLLRLKGRAENNRLYIEYGLNEKITIPITPAFLGHLRSGRSIERVSFYLGFSIGGPLAYDIEIV; this is encoded by the coding sequence ATGGCAGAGCAACTGAACCTGTCAGAAAATACAGATGACTGGACAAAAGAAGACGTAAATCGTTGGTTAAGAAGTCATAAGATTGACCAAAAGCACAGGGAAATCTTGACTGAACAAGATGTGAATGGAACAATCTTGAAGTTATTAACCAAAAGAGACCTTGTTGATATGGGTCTAACACATGGACCAGCTATCCAAATAGTAAAACTATTCAAAGAATTTCAGAAAATGCCCTCTGGAGAGCCTATTGAGCCATCTAAGAGTAAAAAATGCGGTAAAAACGttcctaaaaaacaaactttGATGCAAGGCAAAAGTGGAGAAACATCAAAGCAAACACAAAAGGATGAAGAGAAATCAGATATGGCTACTGCTTCTACAATGAGTACAGTTAAAAATGATTCTAAATCACTAAAAAATACGTTTATGGAAAATGAAATAGATGGTACAAAGGAAAGCCAGTCAGTCGTAGAACCAACGTGTCCATCACACCCGTTTGATGAATTCAATGACCTATataattataaactgcattttaTTCTACAGCCTGAAACAGGACCACTCAATCTCATTGATCCAATACATGAATTCAAAGCCTTTACAAATACAGAAAAAGCCAAAGAAGAGGACATTAAGATGAAGTTTAGCAATGAGGTTTTCCGATTTGCTTCAGCTTGTATGAATTCACGTACCAATGGCACCATTTATTTTGGAGTCATGGACACACCCCATGGAAAAATTGTAGGGACAAAACCCAATAAAGCAGCACTTATTTCCCACTTCAATCTGATGATTGAACAGTATTTTGAAGAACATCAGGTTCAACAAGCAAAGAAGTGCATTCGAGAACCAAGGTTTGTGGTAGTTTTATTGCCAAATAGTATTCCATCTGACAGATTTGTTATCGAAGTAGATGTCATTCCAAAACATTCTGTATGTGAAAATGATTATTTCcagattaaaatgcaaaattgtaATAACAACACATGGGGGAAAAGTCCAAAATTCTCAGTCTTTGTACGAGATGGGGCCAATTCTGTGGATAtcatgaaaaataaagcaaaattcaaAGCATTTAAACTAGATCTGAAAACAATGGCAGAGTCTCGAAGAGAGGCAGAAGAAAAACATagagtaaaaacaaataaaaaggagaGTGAGGGACCAAAGCTGGTTAAACTTTTGACAGGAAATAAAGATTCATTAGATAATTCATACTATGATTGGTACATTCTTGTAACAAATAAATGCAATCCAAACCAAATAAAACACTTAGATTTCCTCAAGGAAATTAAATGGTTTGCtgtgttggagtttgatcctgaaTCTAAGAGCAAGGGGATAGTCAAAGCTTACATAGAAAGCCGAGTAGCAAACCTTCACTCTCCAAGACTATACGAAGAAGGGAAAACCACAAGTGAGAAGATTTCTAATTTGAATCTTTACCAGCAACCCAGCTGGATCTTCTGCAATGGTAGGGTAGACCTTGACAGTGAAAAATATGAACCCTTAGATCCAAGCTCCTGGCAAAGAGAAAGAGCTTCTGAAGTCAGAAAactgatttcatttcttacaCATGAAGACATAATGCAAAGAGGGAAGTTTTTGGTGGTATTTCTGTTACTCTCATCAGTGGATGACCCAAGAGACCCCCTCATTGAGACTTTCTGTGCTTTCTACCAGGATCTCAAAGGAATGGAAAATATACTTTGTATTTGTGTACATTCTCAGATATGTCAGGGATGGAAAGATCTACTTGAAGCAAGATTAACAAAACAGCAAGATGAATTAACAAATCAATGTATTTCTGCCTTAAGTCTTGAAGAGATAAATGGCACTATTCTTAAACTAAAATCTGTAACTCAGTCTTTAAAGAGATTTTTGCCATCTATTGGTTCTTCTACTGTTCTTCTGAAAAAGGAAGAAGATACCATGACTGCCCTGGAAATCCTATGTGAAAATGAATGTGAGGGCACACTCTTAGAGAAGGACAAAAATAAATTCCTTGAATTCAAGGCATCAAAAGAGGAAGACTTCTACCGAGGTGGTAAGGTATCATGGTGGAACTTCTacttttcttctgaaaactaTTCTTCACCTTTTGTCAAAAGGGATAAATATGAAAGACTTGAAGCAATGATTCAAAATTGGGCAGAGTCTTCTAAACCAACATGTGCCAAAATTATTCATCTGTATCATCATCCAGGCTGTGGGGGTACTACCCTGGCTATGCACATTCTCTGGGAACTAAGGAAGAAATTCAGATGTGCTGTGCTAAAAAACAATACAATGGATTTTGCTGAAATTGGAGAACAGGTCACCAATTTAATCACCTATGAAGCAACCAATCATCAGGAATACTTACCTGTACTTCTCCTTGTGGATGATTTTGAAGAACAAGATAATGTCTATCTTCTGCAGGCCTCTATTCAGACAGCTGTAGCTAAAAAGTATATTCGCTACGAGAAACCTCTAGTTATCATTCTAAATTGCATGAGATCACAGAATCCTGAAAAAAGTGCAAAAATCCCAGACAGTATTGCTCTAATACAACAACTATCTCTCAAAGAACAGAGAGCTTTTGAGCGTAAgttgaaagaaattgaagaacaGCATAAAAACGTCAAAGATTTTTATTCCTTCATGATCATGAAAACCAGTTTTGATGAAAAGTACATAGAAAATGTAGTCAGGAATATCCTGAAAGGGCAGAATATTTTCACCAAGGAAGcaaagcttttttcttttctggcccTTCTTAATTCATATGTTCCCAATACCACTATTTCATTATCACAGTGTGAAAACTTCTTGGGAATTGCAAATAAAAGGGCTTTCTGGGGAATAGAAAAACTTGAAGAAAGGATGGGCACCTATtctacaattctgataaaaacaGAGGTGGAGGAATGTGGGAAATACAGCGGGGTACGCATTATTCACCCTTTGATTGCAATTCGCTCATTGGAAGAATTGAATATAAGCTACCACTTGAAAAAAAGTCAAATTATGCTGGACATGCTGACAGAAAATTTGTTTTATGATACTGGTATAGGAAAAAGCAAATTTTTCCAAGATATGCAAACACTGCTGCTTACAAGACAGCGCAATGAACATGAAGGTGAAACAGGAAATTGGTTTTCTCCATTCATTGAAGCATTACataaagaagaaggaggaaatgcAGCAGTTAAAGATGTATTGCTTGAAGGCATCCGTAGGTTTGACTCAAATGCATTCATTTGCCAAGCCTTGGCAAGACACTTCTACATTAAGGAGAGGGACTTTAGCAATGCTCTGATCTGGGCAAAGCAAGCTAAAAAGATAGAACCTGACAATTCTTATATCTCGGATACACTGGGTCAAGtctataaaagtaaaataagatgGTGGGTAGAGGATAATGGAAAAAACAGGAACATTTCAGTTGATGATCTAACTGAACTTTTGGATTTGGCAGTACATGCCTCAAATGCGTTCAAAGAATCTCAGCAGCAAAGTGAAAATAGAGAGTATGAAGTGTGGGAAAGGCTGTGTCAGAAGTCAAAAAGGAGGTACGATACATACAATATAGCTGGTTATCAAGGGGAGATAGAGGTTGGCCTCTACACAATCCAGATTCTCCAGCTTATTCCTTTTTTTGACAACAAAAATGAACTGTCTAAAAGAGATATGGTCAATTTTCTGTCAGGATGTAGAGCTATTCCTGGGGATCCAGACGATGAATTTAATTTAGCCCTCAAAAATTTTATTCCTTATCTAACTAACTtgcaattttctttaaaaaagtccTTTGATTTTTTTGATGATTATTTTGTCCTTCTAAAACCCAGGAACAACATTAAGCAAAATGAAGAGGCCAAAACTCGGAGAAAAGTGGCTGGATATTTTAAGAAGTATGCAGATATATTTGGTCCCTTGGAGGaatcacaaaacaaaaatttcagaTCAAAGCTCACTTCGCCACTTCAGGTAGAGAGGTATCGGAGAAGCCTAGAAGCTTTAAAAGCAGACAAATTTTCTGGGCTCTTGGAATATCTCATCAAAAGTCCAGAAGATGCTATAACCACCATGGAAGATATAGTGGACAAATATAGTTTTCTCTTTGAACAATGCACTTTCAGAATCCAgctaaaggaaaagcaaaatttcaTCCTGGCCAACATCATCCTCTATTGTATTAAATCTACTTCCAAATTATTGAAACCAATTAAAAAACTGAAAGATCAACTTAGGGAAGTCCTACAGCAAATAGGTCTGACGTATCGCTTTTCAGAACCTTATTTCCTAGCTTCCCTCTTATTCTGGCCAGAAAACCAACAACTAGATCAAGAttccaaacaaatggaaaaatatgctCAATCACTGGAAAATTCTTTCAGGGGGCAATATAAACATATGTATCGCACCAAGCAACCAATTGCATATTTCTTTCTTGGAAAAGGTAACAATATGAACAGGCTTGTTCACAAAGGAAAAATTGATCAATGCTTTCAAAAGACACCTGATATTAATTCCCTGTGGCAGAGTGGAGATgtatggaaggaaagaaaagtccaagaaCTTTTACTTCGCTTAAAGGGCCGAGCTGAAAACAATCGTCTATATATAGAATATGGACTCAATGAAAAAATCACAATACCCATCACACCTGCTTTCTTAGGTCACCTTAGAAGTGGCAGAAGTATAGAAAGAGTGTCTTTTTACCTGGGATTTTCCATTGGCGGTCCACTTGCTTATGACATTGAAATTGTTTAA